The sequence CTGagttccagtttttttttttggctatttcTGCACGTGAACTGAAATATATATCTTGTAGTGATGTTTGAGATATGTATCAGTATTTTACAATGATATCAGAATTCAGATTCATTTGGATACCAGTTCACTTCAGTTTCTGTAAGATACTCGGTTGATGTGAACCTGAAGATCGCACTATCTTCTAATCGTCGGTGTGTCGGTAGAACAAATGTTACTCCTATTTTTGCTGCCTTGCCATAATCAACTGCAAAAAACTTGAACAAATTTCAGACTCTGTTTTCTTCTTGCAGAAACTCAAAGCAAATTTCAGACTAACCCGGTTtcgaaaaaacaaaacaaaaaaaaaattcaggctATTAGCTAATCAGGCCTTGGGCCTTAGCATCTTCGGCCTCACAGGACAGCACGCGGCCCATATCTACCCACCAAATCCCGAATCTCGAGGCAATCCGACGGCTGGTGATTGGCAACAAGGCCGCGAGAGGATTCCGatacccttctctctctctctccgagctcgaatccaccaccaccaccaccaccaccaatcgGAGCCaccggagagcggcggcgcagcagacggcggcggctgcggggggCGAGAGGCCGATTCGccggaggagagaaggagagagagagagagagatggcgttCACGATGCGCGCGGTGAAGGTGCCGCCGAACTCGGCGTCGCTGGAGGAGGCGCGGCACCGCGTGTTCGACTTCTTCAGGCAGGCGTGCCGCGCCATCCCCTCCATCATGGAGATCTACAACCTCGACGACGTCGTCACCCCGTCCCAGCTCCGCTCCACCATCGCCAAGGAGATCCGCAAGAACCAGGGCGTCACCAACCCCAAGGTCCCAACCTCGCACCCACCCCCC is a genomic window of Oryza glaberrima chromosome 7, OglaRS2, whole genome shotgun sequence containing:
- the LOC127778412 gene encoding NADH dehydrogenase [ubiquinone] 1 alpha subcomplex subunit 6, whose translation is MAFTMRAVKVPPNSASLEEARHRVFDFFRQACRAIPSIMEIYNLDDVVTPSQLRSTIAKEIRKNQGVTNPKVIDMLLFKGMEELGNITEHAKQRHHVIGQYVVGQKGLVQDMEKDQGSSDFLKKFYTSNYS